The Mus musculus strain C57BL/6J chromosome 16, GRCm38.p6 C57BL/6J DNA window TTACAGCTAGAGGCCTGCACCCTCTCTCCCACTTTTGCTGTGCCTGAGCCGGCCCAGCCTCATTCTTCCAGGCTTTAATCAGCCTTGGTGACTAAGCCCCAGATCCCAGATAGCACAGGAGCTGGGGTGAGGCGGGAGCTCACTGCCCAGCTCAGCAGGAAGCTGCCTCCTGCCCACCCTCCTAGGGGCTAACAGCAGATGTCCAGTCTCCCGGAGGGTCTGCAGAAGAGTGTGCCAGCAGGTAGACACCTGGCATGGGTTGTCAGTTATCCGGGACCAGCTTTGTCCTTGTAAGGTACTGGAGCCCTCCGAGGCAGAGGCTTCCCAGGGGCTTTCTCCTTGATAGGCACATCTGGTGTAGAGACTAGGATCTACTCTATGTAGATAGACCCAGGACTCTGGGAGCCTCGTGACTCAGTCTGCCACTCAGCTTCCTCTCAGATATGTCTTAGTCTTTGTATCTTTGTATTATCCCCTGGACAAtcaggaggggtgtgtgtgtgtgtgtgtgtgtgtgtgtgtgtgtgtgtgtgtgtgcgcgtgtgcgtgcgtgtgtgtgtgtgtgtgctggggtggcctggtcctgtgtgtgtgtgtgtgtgtgtgtgtgtgtgtgcgtgcgtgtgcgtgtgtgtgcgtgtgtgtgtgctggggtggcctggtcctgtgtgtgtgtgtgtgtgtgtgtgcgcgtgtgctgGGGTGGCCTGGTCCTACATATCTGCCAAAGGCCTCCCTCTCTGCTTCACCTCCTGACCTGGTTCTCCCCAACAGACTGTACCTGGGAAACCCCATGGACCCTCCTGACCTGCTGAGTGTGGAACTGAGCACCTCCCGACCCACCCAGCACCTAGGACGGGTGAAAAGTAAGATCTCTTCCTTCCTAGGTGTTCCCCATTCACTGGCCACCCTGAGCCTGCTGTTGTACTCTGGGGACAGTCGGGTCAGGGCAGCAGGTGGGACAGCTGGATCCCTGGCTCCGGCTGGGCGTGGGGCGCGAGCAGAGAGGCAGCTGTATCCGCCGCCGAGGAGGGGATCCTTGGGCTGGCCCTGCCCTGCCTCTGCAGCcccagcttcctcttcctccctccctcctcaccaggCTCTTCAGATCCTGGCTTTCCTTACTGCCCCCAGTCACGCTGTACCCCCTCTTCGGGTTCCGTCTCAGCCGggagccccaccccctcccagaTCCCGTGCCTGTCATTCTGGAACACAGTTGTTCCGTCCGCCTCCCCATTCCTCCCATCTTCCGTTGGGTCGCGCATTTTCTCACTcctgttcatctctctctctccctccctctctccctttctctctctttccctctttctctccatctctgtctctctcttcccctcttcttttcttttgatctCCTGCTCGCTCCATCTCTCACCTTttacctccttccctccctcccttcctccctcctttctctatcTAAACCCTTCCCTCTGTCTGGCTCTGATCTCCCCACCTCACCTCTGCCTTGCTTGGCCATCCTTCTTTTCTGCCTCCCCTGTCCGCATGGCCTTTCTTACAGGGGAGCCTCCACCTCGCCCACCTCAGCCTGCCATCTTCACTCAGAGTAAGTGGGGCTGTTCAGGATGCCTtggcccctgcccccaccccctctctcttctctctcctctcctggaAGGTACAGAGCCCTGGCGGGAGGCTGTGTGCAAGGGGAAGCGGGTGTGTGCTGTGAGCTCTAGCTGCTGGACTGGCCCGGCATGCCTTCCTCCCTCATCTTTGCCCTCAAAGCCTGGCTTCCTCCTGCTCTGCTGTCCCTTGGCCAGCCTcacactgcagaggcagagggcgAGGTTTGGGATGCGGTGGTAGCTGTGGTAGCCATCGGGAGCTCAGTCCTCTGAGGAAGGCTCCCGTTGGCCCGTTTCTGCTGTAAATGTGTGCTGCAGTACGGGTGGGGATGTAAATGTGTGCTGCAGTacgggtggggagagagagattaCTCACCGGGGCAAAGAGCAGGACTCTTGTGTTAGCAACGAACTCAGAGACGGGTATACATGGCGTGTTGCCTGCTCTAGCTTAGACAGAACTGCGGGTCTTTCCAGCCCACACTGAGGCCTGAAGTTCTGCAGAGAAGGTTCTGTCCTGTTTGAGTAAGGTCAGGTGTGCTCTGGGCAGCAGGGCTACCTGGAGGGGCCTTGCATGGCAcggttggggtggggggcactTGGCTAGGGGAGTTGACAGTAGTTGGGGAGACACTTGGCTTTCTTTCTCCACACTTTtacctcccctcttccccattCATATCTGACACCATCTCCCTGTTGGGGTCCCCCTTTTTATCACAGAGCCAACATACGACCCTGTGAGTGAGGACCCAGACCCCCTGTCCAGCGACTTCAAGAGGCTTGGCCTGAGGAAGCCAGCCCTGCCTCGAGGGCTGTGGCTGGCAAAGCCCTCAGCCCGAGTGCCAGGCACCAAGGCAGACCGCAGCAGTGGGGGTGAGGTCACACTCATCGACTTCGGTGAGGAGCCTGTGGTCCCAACCCCTCGGCCCTGTGCACCCTCCTTGGCACAGTTGGCCATGGATGCCTGCTCCTTGCTGGACAAGACACCACCACAGAGCCCCACACGGGCACTGCCACGACCTTTACACCCCACCCCTGTGGTAGACTGGGACGCGCGTCCGCTGCCCCCGCCCCCTGCCTATGACGACGTGGCCCAGGATGAGGATGACTTTGAGGTCTGCTCCATCAACAGCACGCTAGTAGGTGCAGGCCTCCCTGCTGGGCCTAGCCAAGGCGAGACCAATTACGCCTTTGTACCTGAGCAGGCGCAGATGCCCCCTGCCCTGGAGGATAACCTGTTCCTTCCACCCCAGGGCGGAGGCAAGCCGCCCAGCTCAGTGCAGACTGCAGAGATTTTCCAGGCACTGCAGCAGGAGTGTATGCGGCAGCTACAGGTCCCCACTGGCCAGCTGACCCCCTCCCCGACCCCAGGAGGTGATGACAAGCCCCAGGTGCCACCCCGGGTACCTATTCCCCCTCGGCCCACGCGTCCACGTGTGGAGCTATCTCCAGCTCCCTCGGGTGAGGAAGAGACAAGCCGGTGGCCTGGACCTGCCTCGCCCCCCCGAGTGCCTCCCCGGGAACCTCTGTCTCCTCAAGGTTCAAGGACCCCAAGCCCCCTAGTGCCACCTGGCAGCTCTCCACTACCGCATCGGCTCTCTAGCTCACCTGGAAAGACCATGCCCACCACTCAAAGCTTTGCCTCAGACCCTAAGTATGCCACTCCACAAGTGATCCAGGCTCCTGGCCCACGGGCAGGCCCCTGCATCCTGCCCATTGTCCGCGATGGCAGGAAGGTCAGCAGCACTCATTACTACCTGCTGCCTGAGCGCCCTCCTTACCTGGAACGCTATCAGCGCTTCCTGCGGGAGGCCCAGAGCCCGGAAGAGCCGGCCGCCCTGCCTGTGCCCCCGCTGTTGCCCCCGCCCAGTACTCCAGCCCCTGCTGCCCCCACTGCCACCGTCAGACCTATGCCTCAGGCCGCCCCAGACCCAAAGGCCAACTTCTCCACCAATAACAGCAACCCAGGGGCACGGCCACCATCCCTGAGGGCCACGGCTCGGCTGCCACAGAGGGGCTGCCCAGGGGACGGGCAAGAGGCTGCTCGGCCAGCAGACAAGGTCCAGATGGTGAGTGCCAGGCCCTCTTCAGGGTGCAGGGCAGGGGTCTGAGGGACCCAGAGGAATGGGCCCGAGTGGTGCTGATGGGTGGGTGTGCCCAGCTGCAGGCCATGGTGCATGGGGTGACCACAGAGGAGTGCCAGGCGGCCCTGCAGAGCCACAGCTGGAGTGTTCAGAGGGCTGCCCAGTATCTGAAGGTACCATCACTTCCTGCCTGCCCTGGCATTCAGGGGCCCTCAAAGCTGGTTCTGCTCTACCTGACCCTACCCTCTGGCTCTGAGTCCCGTGCCCCATTCTGTTCTGGTACCCTTGGCGCCAGTGTGTCTCATGGCAACATCACCTCTGCCCCTCAGGTGGAGCAGCTCTTTGGGCTGGGTCTTCGGCCACGGGTGGAGTGCCACAAGGTCCTAGAGATGTTCGACTGGAACCTAGAGCAAGCCGGCTGTCACCTTCTGGGCTCCTGTGGCCCTGCTCATCACAAGTGAGTGAGACTGtgccccacctctgtctcccaagaagTCTGCTACTACTATGGGAAAGCCTACTTACCTCTGAAAGGCCACATGTCCCCAGGGAGTCCTCAGCTGGTAGAGAGGGCAGGTACAGGGCCCCAGAGGCAGGCCGTTTGTCTGGGAAAGAACCCTCCTATAGACGCTTGGGCTTTCTCATGAGTTGATGAATGAGAGAGGCAACCGGAGCCCTTGGGTGAAGGAGGCTGGCATCTCTGGCTCCTCTCCAGCTGCCCAGGTGCTTCACAGAGCAGCATTTTAGTCCTGATTTCCTAagcctatatatacacatacatagacggaattttttttttaacctctattATATTTAAAGTGACAGTTGGTGCTGGGGAGAAGAATGGTGGCTCAGCCAATGGGATACAAGCATGAGAGCCTGATTTCGAATCCCCACAACCCATGTAAAAGCCGGATGCATAGCTTGAGCCTTTGTAATCCCACTGCTCTTACGGGAGAGACTGGAGACAGACAGGTTTAAGGGCAGCTAGCCTGGCGTAcagtagcagaaaaacaacagacCTGGTCTCAAGAAAGTTCCctctgagccaggcgtggtggctcatgcctttaatcccagcactcgggaggcagaggcaggcagatttctgagttcgaggccagcctggtctacaaagtgagttccaggacagccagggctacacagagaaaccctgtctcgaaaaaccaaaaaaaaaaaaaaagtttcctctgatctctgcatacttctgtggcacatgcatgcctgtgttcAAACACAAATGCTCActctcacccccccacacacacacctttctttatatataatactTTTGAAAGAAGAAACATCCAAAGAAAATCTTATTACATTTTTACTAAAagtttatgtatgtgcacacttACAAAATAAAGCATACAGATTAATATTAATTGAAACATTTATCAAACCCAGAAGTGGTGAGGCAGGCAGGGTTGAGGTCAGGATCCTCTCAGGAAGCAAGCGTGgcccttggggggtgggggtgggggtccgcCAGCCTGTGCTGCAAGCTTGGGCACTAGTCAGAAGCAAACATAGTGTGGCCCTCAGCAAGCAGCGACACCCTTTACTAAGCTGTAGTGCCCTCTGCTGGTGGTTGTCCCTAATTTATATCCTGAGAAACTTCCTGACCTTAGATACTCCAGCACACAATAGTCATAGTTTATCAAAAAAGATACTTTAGAAAGTTCTGGAATTACCGcctaaaactatttttttaatactttgcGTGATGTCTAAAGGCAGTAACTCCCTCTGGTGACCTTGGATTTCTGGTTAGCTGTTTAACTAGCTCCCGTTCTCTTGTTGATGGATGAGCTTTTGGGTTATTTCCTGTCTTTCAGACGCTGATGGTTGACTGGAGAGCAGTGGTCTGCCCTAAAAGAACCTCTTGAACCTGTCTGTGGGACAAGGGTGGGGGAGCTGCCCTGCCTCAGGCCCGAAGGACCCACAACTGCCTGCGGCTCCCAGGGGACAGTGAGACCCAGGCAGCAGGAGGCTGGGAGCCTCACCTTGCCCACCTCGCTCACCCACCCAGCGCTGTTCTGCACACCTTGGTTCAGCCCTCAGTGCCCCAAGAGGTGGGACGTTCCCAGCCTTGTGAAGGCAAGACAGGAAGCTGCCTGGCAGGCTCTGTgtggcctgcctctggctccagatCAAGGCTGGGCTGGTGGCTAGAGTGTGCCCCAGGCTTTCCTCTGGGGGATTAGACTGACAGGAAGCCAGGCTTGACATGGACAAGAAGGATGTGTTGGCCACACAGCAGGGCGAGCCAGCAACCAACAGGCCCTCCTCAGGGCTAGGCCCCTTCCCAGGGAACCCCTGTAGGAGTGTGGAGTGTTGGACAGAATGTGACCTGTAGCTTCACTGTGAACTTGTGGGCTTGGCTGGTCTTAGGAACTTGTACCTATAAACAGCCTGAAGTGGCTCAGAAACAGAAAAGGTGCCAGGATCTTCTCTGGCAGGGACCAGGGCCCAAGGCCCCGGATGTGGAAGGAGACCCCAGTGGCACCAGTACTTTCCTGTTTGACCTGTTCCTCCCCTGTTGCTATCTGATGTGTTCCCATCAGCCTCTGTTGCCAAAGTCGTGGCCCCAGCTATGGATATCTGCTTCTTCCAGAGAAATAAagcttgtttctattttatgttacTCTCGCGTGCCCGCCTGTTTCTTGGGTTGTGCCCTCCAATCTCAACAGAGTGCTGCTGTCCAGAGAAAGCTGTTTATCACCACCTATAGGCAGAGGAAAGAAGTGCAGACCCAAAACATCCTATGCCTGTACCCTTACAGAGCTGTCCTAACTTGCTTCATGGTCTGGAACTGTCACAGTCTCTGCGGGCTTCTGTAGTGCAGGACACATTTCAGGAGACAGTCTAGTAGCTCAGTCAGTTGGAGCTGGACCAGAAGCAGACGTCACCCAGGGCTTCAGTAGGTACAGccatttgtattttgtttctctGAATAATGTATTTAAGTGATTCTGAATTCAGAAGGTACAGAGAGTACACAGCAGGGCGTCCACCTCAGCTGCCCACTTCCCTCATCCTCTCTGCCCTTATCAAAGGTTCCTGTgcgttcccccccccctttttttaattaggtattttcttcatttacatttctaatgctatcccaaaagtcccccatacctttcccccactcccctatccacccactcccacttcttggccctggcgttcccctgtactgaggcatataaagtttgcacgaccaaggggcctctcttcccaatgatggccgactaggccatcttctgctacatatgcagctagagacacaagctccgggggtactggttagttcatattattgttccacttatagggttgcagacccctttagctccttgggtactttctctagctcctccattgagggccctgtggtccatccaatagctgactgtgagtatccacttctgtgtttgccaggcacttgcctcacaagagacagctatatcagggtcctttcagcaaactcttgctggtgtatgcaatggtgttagcatttggaggctgattatgggatggatccccgggtatggcagtctctagatggtccatcctttcgtctcagctccaaactttgtctctgtatgggTGTCTTtgtcttccatgggtgttttgttcccaattctaagaaggggcaaagtgtccacactttggtcttagttcttgagtttcatgtgttttgcaaattgtatcttatatcttgggtattctaagtttctgggctaatccccttatcagtgagtgcatatcatgtgagttcttttgtgattaggttacctcactcaggatgatgccctccaggtccatccatttgcctaggaatttcataaattcattctttttaatagctgagtagtactccattgtgtaaatgtaccacattttctgtatccattcctctgttgagggacatctgggttctttccagcttctggctattataaataaggctgctatgaacatagtggagcatgtgtctttctgttCTCCTTTTTTTAAACAGATAATTTTTGGAAACTTCCTTAGaattttggttggtttggttcttGGCCATCCTTAGCAGTTACAGCCACTGTGGCAGTAATCTGGGTGTGTGCAATGTTCTCACTGGCGAGACTGGATGAGGCGTTGTGGGTAGTGAGCTCCAGGGCCGTGATGGAGACTGTGAGATTGTTCAGTGGTTCCACCAGCAGTGAGAGTTGTGGCCGCGTCGTAAGCAGCTCCCTGGCCCTACCCAGACTGCCTGGTGGCAGATCGTGGTGGGAGTTTTCCGTTTGCATGCCTCTCCAGAGTAAGTAGACTTCTCAAAAAGTAAgttgtgggactggagagatggcccaggggttaGAAGTATTTACTGCTCTTGAGGCCAcctacgtggcagctcacaaccagctgtaattccatttgcaggggatctgatgcctgaCCACTGtgatcaccacacacacatgcagtgcatATACTTATGTGTAAGCaaaatagacacacaaacacattttttaaagtaatttgagCTAGACGAGATGTTGCAGTGGGAACAGTGCTCTGCACAGGCATGGAACCTGGATTCGAACCCTCAGCACCactgtaaaataagtaaataaaaagtaagCTGAGGCCAGGAGTGCCGGTgcctgtctgtaatctcagcattccggAAGCCAAAGCAGGAGGATCGGCGTAGGTCCCAGGTCAACCCGGGGCTGGGTTTCATcataagagcctgtctcaaaaacaaacagaaaagggcGGCCAAGTAGATGACTCCGTGGTTGAAGGCGTTTACTGTGCAGGCCTGGTAACCTGATTTTGAGTCGTGgaacccatggtggaaggagagaacagaatcccaaaaGTCAGTCCTCTAACTTCacatgtgtccacacacacacacacacacacacacacacacacagcccccccAATAACAAGGAACAAGTAAACTCTCTCATGTTCCCTTTCTCTGTGAATTACCTATTAATATCTGTGGATCTTTTTAAATGTAAGATTACTAATCTCTTGCTGACTTTTAGGAAGCAACTAGATCCAGGAAGCTCCTTTGAATCCTACAGATGATATAAGCTTTAGGAAGCAAGATAAATCACGGAAAGTAAATGGACAGCTGGGATTCGTTAAAGACATTGGAGGGAGGCATAGTGCTACCAGGCAGGGAAGGGAGGCACTCAGGCATTGAAGCCAGAACCAAGTTCAAGGTCTGCTTATGGGACTTGACACTATTTAAAAACAGCCCGCAGAAACACTCAGGGTGCTGAATCATGCTGGTGCTCTTGACTGCAGTGGGCCAGAAGCACGGCAGCTCTGGGGGATGGAGCCTTCAGAGCCCACCATGCTGCAGTTAAAGGGACTGGTGGACTGTGCCCAGGGGCCGTGTCCTGCTGAGTTCTGGAATAGCCAGCTGCAGATTTCAGGCAGATGTTGTCCCAGGCTGACTGTTCTTCACCCTCTGGAGACAGGAAATGGCGGCAAGTGGGCAGTGCAGCAAGTggactgactgctcctccagaagtcctgagttcaagtcccagcaaccacatggtggctcacaatcacctataatgtgatccaatgccctcttctggtgtgtttgaagagagcaACGGgttacccatatacataaaataaatcttacagaaaggaaaaaagtgtatgtgtgtgctgtgtatgtgtgtacatgtcgtgtgtgtatatgtcatgtgtgtgtctgggatGTGGTacgtgcatgtatatatgtttggtttgtagatgtgtgtgtatatgcctaggtgtgtgtgtgataagtgtgtggatatgtgagtgagtgtgtttctgtatgagtgtatgtgatatgtgagagtgtctgtgtgtatgagtgtgtatatgtgtggtgtgtggctgtgtgtgtatatatgtatgactgtgtctatgtatatgatggtgtggcttgtgtgtgtgtgtgtgtgtgtgtgtgtgtgtgtgttagaggagGGAGATGTAGAAGCCTTCACATAAATGAGAAAGCTGCCTCAGACCTGGGATCCCAGGCAGCCCCATGTCACACTATGCAATGTGTGTGGTCCTTTGCCATGCAAACCCTAATTATACTATTAATTGCGGTATGATGTCTTAAAGAAGTATAAAAAAGATGGATTCTAGTTAAGATGCCTAGAATCTAAAGTTCAACTCATGGTATAGATCCCTTACCTAGAATGGAGGAAACTTGTTAgttaaacaaaaatcaaattttCAAACTCTAAAAATAGTTGTAGGTCACGTCATGAATGGGGAAATAGGCTGTATGGGGCctcaagtccttttttttttttattttattttttcagatgttcttcatctcaaaacaacaacaacaacaacaacaagccatTTAGTCTGGGACGGGAGCTGCTGCTGCAGTAATTAAAGAATTTATACTGGTCTTACTGAGGATCTGAGTTAGGTTCCCAATACCACATACAGTGACTTAGAACTGCTGTGACTCCATCTCCAGTGGCtccaaaaccctcttctggtctccacaggcactgcatgccaCGTGTGCAcgcccacacacagacaggcatcaTTTAAAACAATAAGGGGGCGTGGTGGCAATCTTCAATCTCAGTAAtcgagaggtagaggcaggtgagtttgagcccagcctagtctacagctTAAGGTCCAGGCCAGttcaggctacatagtgagactcttaataaacaaaacctttaaaagaaggagaagacagcagcatttaaaaaaaaaaaaagccaggcgtggtggcacatgcctttaatcccagcacttgggaggcagaggcaggcggatttctgagttcgaggccagcctggtctccagagtgagttccaggacagccagggctatacagagaaaccctgtctcgaaaaaaacttaaaaaaaaaaaaaaaaaaaaaaaaaaaaaagagcactggctgctcttccagaggacacgggATCAATTCTAAGTTATTGCATGGCAAttcaaccatctataactccacttCTAGGGCATCtgattctcttctggcctctgcaggtgtgAGGGAGACAGACACACGGTGCAAAGACCAAGGATGCAGGTCAAGTCCACGCACATAAGATAATAGAGTAAGTGTCGTCTGGCCTGCTGATCTTTTGGAAGGAAAGAGTGGCTTTACCTGGAGAGCATGGCTCTGGGCACTAGAGCTCAGTAAGGCAGAGAGGACATTCTGCCGAGTGACAGGCCACCCACTAAACGAATCCTGCCGGTTCTGACAAATCAGGAGCTTAGCATCAAGCATCAGCCACTCTGCCCCAATCTCCACCCTAATGCTCTCAGTTTGCCTTAACAAACCAACAAGGCCGCTTTTGGCAAcaacagtttgttgttgttgttttgtttgtgtgtttgttttgttacaCTCAGAGATATCTTATagatcattttttttaactttaaagatccattcattcatcatatgtgagtgcactgtagctgtcttcagacacaccagaaaagggcgtcagatctcattatggatggttgtgagccaccatgtggttgctgggaattgaactcaggacctttggaagaacagtcagtgctcttaactgctgagccatctctccagccctatagatCATTTTTTAACTCTAtttaagaaaacttaaaaaaaaacaaaaaacaaacaaacaaacaaacaaaacactgttgCGTGAGTTGCCAGCATGTAAGAATCTGTTGTAAAGAGTGTATTTCAGAAGGCTTTTGTAGGAGCAGGACACTGcggttgtttgtgtgtgtgtgtgtgtgtgtgtgtgtgtgtgtgtgtgtgagagagagagagagagagagagagagagagagagagagagagagagagagagagagaatgaatcaggAATGCAATGCACTGTTTTGGCTGTGTTTCCTACACCCCAGGTCTTCCTGTTGGTTTTTGCCTGGTCAACCTGCTAGCTCTTGCAATGTTACTGTGTGTAGCAGAAGCCGATTCGGGTTTACCCAGCCTGGGGAATAAACTCAGGGTTTGTTGGGCAATCTGTCAGCCCTGTTGACAGAACACAAGCTGAATAGACAGTCTGTGCCCCTGGGAGTGACATCATTGTGGCAAAATGGCAAATGCTCTGTGTCATTGTGTACCCAGGGAGGTGGTTCCCCAGAAAGCGACTCTGCTGACTTGGTAGATAATAAAATTACCAGGAAAGTGACATGGGGTGACCGTGTTTCAGTGGTTAGCTGTTAGCTCACAGAATGGACTGGCTTGCTCCTGACCCATTCTCTTTTTGTTGGGGTTTGGGGGAGAGAGGTTGAAGGTTTGAAGGTGCTTCTCATATCCTGGTGAATAACAAGCCTGCTGGGTTCCTTTTGGTCTGTAGATGGGGGTGGAGGAGGACACTCTCTTTAAGCTGGATTGATCCACTTAACAATAGTGTGgccaaagggaaagaagaatctAGCATGCCCCCCCCCTTGCACTTTGGAGGCAAAAGGTGTTTTTAATTTGAAGCAATTTAGTTTTTATGGAACTTTGAACTTGGAGAATGGCTCCCCTGGCTTCTGGATGCAGGAGTTCTCAATGGCGGTCCCGCAGCTGCCAGCCGCCGCCAGGTAAAATGCTAAGATGAGAAACTAAACTGTGCGGTTTTTCCTTAAATTTATTCCGTTTCTCAAACATGTATGAGACAGATGTAAGTAGTGGAGGTAGTAGATAGTACCTTTGCTCCCAGGGCCTTATATTTGGATACTCTGTATCAAGGATTGCTTGAAACTGATCTGCAGAACCTGAGCAATTGCACG harbors:
- the Tnk2 gene encoding activated CDC42 kinase 1 isoform 1 (isoform 1 is encoded by transcript variant 1), which produces MQPEEGTGWLLELLSEVQLQQYFLRLRDDLNITRLSHFEYVKNEDLEKIGMGRPGQRRLWEAVKRRKAMCKRKSWMSKVFSGKRLEAEFPSQHSQSTFRKPSPTPGSLPGEGTLQSLTCLIGEKDLRLLEKLGDGSFGVVRRGEWDAPAGKTVSVAVKCLKPDVLSQPEAMDDFIREVNAMHSLDHRNLIRLYGVVLTLPMKMVTELAPLGSLLDRLRKHQGHFLLGTLSRYAVQVAEGMAYLESKRFIHRDLAARNLLLATRDLVKIGDFGLMRALPQNDDHYVMQEHRKVPFAWCAPESLKTRTFSHASDTWMFGVTLWEMFTYGQEPWIGLNGSQILHKIDKEGERLPRPEDCPQDIYNVMVQCWAHKPEDRPTFVALRDFLLEAQPTDMRALQDFEEPDKLHIQMNDVITVIEGRAENYWWRGQNTRTLCVGPFPRNVVTSVAGLSAQDISQPLQNSFIHTGHGDSDPRHCWGFPDRIDELYLGNPMDPPDLLSVELSTSRPTQHLGRVKREPPPRPPQPAIFTQKPTYDPVSEDPDPLSSDFKRLGLRKPALPRGLWLAKPSARVPGTKADRSSGGEVTLIDFGEEPVVPTPRPCAPSLAQLAMDACSLLDKTPPQSPTRALPRPLHPTPVVDWDARPLPPPPAYDDVAQDEDDFEVCSINSTLVGAGLPAGPSQGETNYAFVPEQAQMPPALEDNLFLPPQGGGKPPSSVQTAEIFQALQQECMRQLQVPTGQLTPSPTPGGDDKPQVPPRVPIPPRPTRPRVELSPAPSGEEETSRWPGPASPPRVPPREPLSPQGSRTPSPLVPPGSSPLPHRLSSSPGKTMPTTQSFASDPKYATPQVIQAPGPRAGPCILPIVRDGRKVSSTHYYLLPERPPYLERYQRFLREAQSPEEPAALPVPPLLPPPSTPAPAAPTATVRPMPQAAPDPKANFSTNNSNPGARPPSLRATARLPQRGCPGDGQEAARPADKVQMLQAMVHGVTTEECQAALQSHSWSVQRAAQYLKVEQLFGLGLRPRVECHKVLEMFDWNLEQAGCHLLGSCGPAHHKR
- the Tnk2 gene encoding activated CDC42 kinase 1 isoform X4 yields the protein MGERSAYQRLARGEEGQQRLGSSSMQPEEGTGWLLELLSEVQLQQYFLRLRDDLNITRLSHFEYVKNEDLEKIGMGRPGQRRLWEAVKRRKAMCKRKSWMSKVFSGKRLEAEFPSQHSQSTFRKPSPTPGSLPGEGTLQSLTCLIGEKDLRLLEKLGDGSFGVVRRGEWDAPAGKTVSVAVKCLKPDVLSQPEAMDDFIREVNAMHSLDHRNLIRLYGVVLTLPMKMVTELAPLGSLLDRLRKHQGHFLLGTLSRYAVQVAEGMAYLESKRFIHRDLAARNLLLATRDLVKIGDFGLMRALPQNDDHYVMQEHRKVPFAWCAPESLKTRTFSHASDTWMFGVTLWEMFTYGQEPWIGLNGSQILHKIDKEGERLPRPEDCPQDIYNVMVQCWAHKPEDRPTFVALRDFLLEAQPTDMRALQDFEEPDKLHIQMNDVITVIEGRAENYWWRGQNTRTLCVGPFPRNVVTSVAGLSAQDISQPLQNSFIHTGHGDSDPRHCWGFPDRIDELYLGNPMDPPDLLSVELSTSRPTQHLGRVKREPPPRPPQPAIFTQKPTYDPVSEDPDPLSSDFKRLGLRKPALPRGLWLAKPSARVPGTKADRSSGGEVTLIDFGEEPVVPTPRPCAPSLAQLAMDACSLLDKTPPQSPTRALPRPLHPTPVVDWDARPLPPPPAYDDVAQDEDDFEVCSINSTLVGAGLPAGPSQGETNYAFVPEQAQMPPALEDNLFLPPQGGGKPPSSVQTAEIFQALQQECMRQLQVPTGQLTPSPTPGGDDKPQVPPRVPIPPRPTRPRVELSPAPSGEEETSRWPGPASPPRVPPREPLSPQGSRTPSPLVPPGSSPLPHRLSSSPGKTMPTTQSFASDPKYATPQVIQAPGPRAGPCILPIVRDGRKVSSTHYYLLPERPPYLERYQRFLREAQSPEEPAALPVPPLLPPPSTPAPAAPTATVRPMPQAAPDPKANFSTNNSNPGARPPSLRATARLPQRGCPGDGQEAARPADKVQMLQAMVHGVTTEECQAALQSHSWSVQRAAQYLKVEQLFGLGLRPRVECHKVLEMFDWNLEQAGCHLLGSCGPAHHKR
- the Tnk2 gene encoding activated CDC42 kinase 1 isoform X10, whose product is MGERSAYQRLARGEEGQQRLGSSSMQPEEGTGWLLELLSEVQLQQYFLRLRDDLNITRLSHFEYVKNEDLEKIGMGRPGQRRLWEAVKRRKAMCKRKSWMSKVFSGKRLEAEFPSQHSQSTFRKPSPTPGSLPGEGTLQSLTCLIGEKDLRLLEKLGDGSFGVVRRGEWDAPAGKTVSVAVKCLKPDVLSQPEAMDDFIREVNAMHSLDHRNLIRLYGVVLTLPMKMVTELAPLGSLLDRLRKHQGHFLLGTLSRYAVQVAEGMAYLESKRFIHRDLAARNLLLATRDLVKIGDFGLMRALPQNDDHYVMQEHRKVPFAWCAPESLKTRTFSHASDTWMFGVTLWEMFTYGQEPWIGLNGSQILHKIDKEGERLPRPEDCPQDIYNVMVQCWAHKPEDRPTFVALRDFLLEAQPTDMRALQDFEEPDKLHIQMNDVITVIEGRAENYWWRGQNTRTLCVGPFPRNVVTSVAGLSAQDISQPLQNSFIHTGHGDSDPRHCWGFPDRIDELYLGNPMDPPDLLSVELSTSRPTQHLGRVKREPPPRPPQPAIFTQKPTYDPVSEDPDPLSSDFKRLGLRKPALPRGLWLAKPSARVPGTKADRSSGGEVTLIDFGEEPVVPTPRPCAPSLAQLAMDACSLLDKTPPQSPTRALPRPLHPTPVVDWDARPLPPPPAYDDVAQDEDDFEVCSINSTLVGAGLPAGPSQGETNYAFVPEQAQMPPALEDNLFLPPQGGGKPPSSVQTAEIFQALQQECMRQLQVPTGQLTPSPTPGGDDKPQVPPRVPIPPRPTRPRVELSPAPSGEEETSRWPGPASPPRVPPREPLSPQGSRTPSPLVPPGSSPLPHRLSSSPGKTMPTTQSFASDPKYATPQVIQAPGPRAGPCILPIVRDGRKVSSTHYYLLPERPPYLERYQRFLREAQSPEEPAALPVPPLLPPPSTPAPAAPTATVRPMPQAAPDPKANFSTNNSNPGARPPSLRATARLPQRGCPGDGQEAARPADKVQMVEQLFGLGLRPRVECHKVLEMFDWNLEQAGCHLLGSCGPAHHK